In bacterium, the following are encoded in one genomic region:
- the flgF gene encoding flagellar basal-body rod protein FlgF: MIRGLYTGAMGMMAQEIAQDVTANNLANVDTPGYKRDITVFKSFPQILMHRMNDNVVVTKKGTIDYRPPVGWCGTGVEVNEVFTEHRKGPIKKTENTFDFAIYGEGFFCVQGIDGKERYTRNGSFTINRDGFLVTHEGELVLGEKGPIQVSKRDFVVWKDGTIAENPENEPKGWKNAVEAAKFRIVDFKDSRFLDKVGYNRFETTPESGEAFGITEGFEIKQGHLEMSNVNIVEEMVRMIDIMRAYEANQKVIHSHDEILGRAVNDVPRVGGA, from the coding sequence ATGATTCGTGGGCTTTACACGGGTGCGATGGGCATGATGGCCCAGGAGATCGCCCAAGATGTGACCGCTAATAATTTGGCCAATGTAGATACGCCTGGCTACAAACGGGACATCACTGTCTTTAAGTCATTCCCTCAGATACTTATGCATCGGATGAATGATAATGTGGTGGTGACCAAAAAGGGGACCATAGACTACAGGCCACCGGTAGGGTGGTGTGGGACTGGCGTTGAAGTGAATGAGGTCTTCACTGAGCATAGAAAAGGACCAATCAAAAAAACAGAAAATACTTTTGATTTCGCCATCTATGGGGAGGGATTTTTCTGCGTCCAGGGGATAGACGGCAAGGAGAGATATACCCGCAACGGCTCCTTTACTATAAATAGAGACGGCTTTTTAGTCACTCACGAGGGGGAACTTGTCTTAGGAGAGAAGGGGCCGATTCAGGTTAGCAAACGAGATTTTGTGGTCTGGAAGGATGGCACCATAGCGGAGAACCCCGAGAATGAGCCTAAAGGCTGGAAGAATGCCGTTGAGGCGGCTAAATTCAGGATCGTTGATTTTAAGGATAGCCGTTTTCTGGACAAGGTAGGTTACAACCGCTTTGAAACAACCCCTGAATCAGGTGAAGCCTTTGGTATTACTGAAGGTTTTGAGATTAAACAGGGACACCTGGAGATGTCTAATGTTAATATCGTGGAAGAGATGGTCAGGATGATTGATATCATGCGGGCCTACGAGGCCAACCAGAAGGTGATCCATTCCCACGATGAGATCTTAGGCCGGGCAGTTAATGATGTGCCCAGGGTAGGCGGGGCGTAG